Within the Candidatus Campbellbacteria bacterium genome, the region TCTCAATCTTATAATTCTTTTTGCTAAGAAGTCGCCATATCTCGCTTGAGAGCCTTTTAACATCCTTGCCCCTTATTCCACTACCAAGCAATATCTGCATCAATTGGGCATCAGAAAGTTGCTCTGCCCCTTTTTCTTTGAGTATCTCTCTTGGTCTATCTTCAGTTTCTAATTCACTAAATTTTTTTATCGCCATACAAAAACTATTGGTCTATGATGCCATACTCAGCCCATTGTTGCAATATGATTTTATTGCCTTCTATTATTAATTCACCACCTACCCCAAGCGCGATAGACAGTCCAAAGAAGAGCAAGGACGGATACTGTCAGTTGAATGGTTGTAATTGTGTTGTAAAAGATTAACTCTTTAATTCCTCCAAACTCTGGAGAAATTGAATACATTAGGTGTAGGTAAGTGAAAAGCGAAAGAACTGAAACTATTTTATAAAACCAAACCCTGGCATTTTCTCTTTTCGTTGTAGCAAAAAGAAATGCAAGTATAAAAAACAAATATGGTAATAAAACAATAAACCAAAACACTATCGGCGAATTACCAGAACTTAAATGTAAATCATATTCTACTCCAAAATAATTCTCTCCAAAAAAAATAACAGATACCCAAGCCAGTAAGAAAATTGCCAACAAAACTTTTATTAATTTATTTGTCTTTTCTGGGGAAGAAAATCTATAAATCAAAACAAACAATGAACCAACTAAAAGCGGTAGTGTTAGAGATTGGAGTAACAAAGTCGGTGCATAAAACATGACAGATATGAGAACCAGCAAAGGAATAGCCGCCAATACATCTATCACATTTTTAACAACTCTTGAATTCATATATATATTATACACACAACCACTCATCCCCTGTCAAGCACGCAAAACCTGCTTGACATTAAGCCAGTAATTTATGCTTTTATTCTCTAACAAGTACTTATATAGGTGACAATCAGAAAAGTTTAAAGGCAAAGATAGTTTATATAAACTATCCGAAAAAACTTTTTTGTTTTAGGAAGATGAGGAGGAGAAAGGTTTTTTCTTGGATAATGACTAGAATCAATATTGAATATTGAGTTCGCGCTTCGCGCTCACACTATTTTCACCTTATCTCCCCTTATTATCGGGGGCGACAGAAGTTCTAACCGCCTTATCTCCCCTTATTATCGGGGAGATAATACAACCACCGCGCCTTATCTCCCCTTATTATCGGGGTAGTTGTAATCTCACTGGGCCTTATCTCCCCTTATTATCGGGGGGCCACAAACCAGCACGGGCCTTATCTCCCCTTATTATCGGGGCTCCTTTCTGACTTTGTCGCCTTATCTCCCCTTATTATCGGGGGGATGCATTCTGCCCCTCGCCTTATCTCCCCTTATTATCGGGGTCGCTCGCATTCTATAATGCCTTATCTCCCCTTATTATCGGGGAAGCGTCAACACCCCCAGGCCTTATCTCCCCTTATTATCGGGGCGCAAAAGATAAAGACATGCCTTATCTCCCCTTATTATCGGGGATTTTACGCTTACAACAAGCCTTATCTCCCCTTATTATCGGGGGGTTATAAAAGGCATCTCGCCTTATCTCCCCTTATTATCGGGGAGTGTCATATCATGACTAGCCTTATCTCCCCTTATTATCGGGGTGAGATAATCCCACGGATGCCTTATCTCCCCTTATTATCGGGGAGTTAGTCCTTCGTTTTCGCCTTATCTCCCCTTATTATCGGGGTATATTCTCTCAGAATCGGCCTTATCTCCCCTTATTATCGGGGCAGGATTATATCGACCTCGCCTTATCTCCCCTTATTATCGGGGAAATACGATTACCGACATGCCTTATCTCCCCTTATTATCGGGGACATCTTCAAAAGAACACGCCTTATCTCCCCTTATTATCGGGGTGCTCTTTTTGTATTCATGCCTTATCTCCCCTTATTATCGGGGTTTTCAATTTTTAAGGTTGCCTTATCTCCCCTTATTATCGGGGAGTTTATCCGATTTCCCCATATAAATACTTGTTAAAGAACAAAATTAACAAACAAAAGTCATATCAAAACACCAATGTTTATTAACTACTATTTAATTATAGCATACTTTTATTTACTTGTCTCTATCGGTGTTGATAACCCAATCCTTTGAAACTCTTTCTGCTTCAATGTTAAAGTCGGTAGGTCCAGCAGAGCGACCATACAACTTATACCCAACTTTTTTAGGACGACCTCCAAGTGGCCTTCCGGGGATCGGAACAATAAACTTTTTGGCATCGCCCAATAAATACGCCCTCAGTGCCAATATGTTACCATGCAAAAGTTCTTGAAAAGTAACTATCTGCCTTGTTTGATGTGTATAAACTTTTTTATCAAGTAAGTCTTCTACGCCCTTAGTCGCAAATGCAACCAAATTTTTGTTATCCCTGTTAGTTTTATGTACTCCTTTTATTGTTTCAAAAATATTTTTTTCAATATAACCTCTGTAGGGTTCCATAAGATCATATACAAGTGATGGATAGTCAGTTGGTATATGCATAAATCCGTGGTATGGACTCATTTTGTGATAGGTTATATATCTCAAAATCACACCGCTGATTAACTTGGACACTGCGTTTAACACAGAGCTTATAACATTTTTTCTATTTCTTCTTTCTGATTCTTTGTTTCCCAATTTTGCATAATACTTCTTCCAATACCTCACCGCATGAAGTGCTTCTATAGATCTTAAGTCCTTTACACTTTTTGCAAATTTTATCTTATGTATTGTGTGTTTATTGTTGGGCAGAAGCCACTCCATTGATTTCACTTTTGCTAACAATAATTTCCTTGCTATATGTAAAGATTTTATTTTATTTTCTCTGAAAATAATTTGTTTAGTCAGTATGTCATCTATATTCGTTGTTGTGGTACCAGTAATCCATATAGCCTTTGACATATGCCTTCTATGTATGCAAATTGGTATGTTATATCTAATGCATAACTGTAAAAACTCTTCATCCAAAGGACATACAGCACCATAAAATAAAATTGAGGAAATTCTACTCCATGGAATATCAAGCACTCCGCCCTTGAATTTAAAAGTAGCCTTGTCTTTTTGCCAAGAAATATCGCTAGTATATGGCAACCAAATTGGTATTTTACTTTTTCCTGGCATTTTTACTTATAATATCATTAAAGGATTTTCTTGGCATGTTTAACTTTACTGGTTTGAAACCCATATCTTTGTATTTGTTCATTTCATCTTGGAAATTGGCTTTTGTATTTTTCTTATCTTTCTTAAACCAAGCCCTTAAACCTATAATCAAAGATGCTTGTATATCTGCATCTGATATATGTCCACAGCCCTTAAATGGGCAAACAAAAATTCCAGAGTTTCCTGCTGTCTCGTAAAACTTTTTCCGTTCCTTGTTATCATATTTCTTGAAGAAAGCGTCTTTTATAACTGGATGGTCTTTAAAAGACTCGCTGTTTAATTTAACATTCTTTTCATTTTCTACATCAAAGATTGGAGGTCTTGCAAAATCTTGTATAGATTTTATTAGTTCTTTTGTTTTCATAGCACCCTTCTTTTTATCTCCCTCCAAAAAGCCATACACTTCTTGCCCATTATCTATAGTTGCTTTTATATATTTACTATTATTGATTCTTTCCCACTCCCAAGAAACTTCTTCTGTTTCCTTCTTTTTGCTTGCTTTCTTTTTAGACTTTTCATTTTGCATATCTCTTATAGTGTACAAACTTCTCCAACATTCTGTACATACATAACTTGTCCCGTAAGCACTTTTATGAACACCAATAAAGTTACTAGTGCCCCATACATGCTCTCTTGTCATTTTTTCTGACGGATTATTTTCTGTTGCAACATCCGCAGTTTTTACTGTTTTATATAAAGCAGTCAATCGAGAGCTACCCGTCTCAAAGTTACTTATTGAAAGCTCATAACTTGGTATCGCATTATACCGAACAGCCACATCATGTATACGGTTTTTTAATGAACTACTTATTGATTTTCTGATTTCTGCAAGTTTTGTATTAGAGGATGTAAAGGTCGCTGCTTTTTGTTTTTCTTTGTTCTCTTTGAATCGCTCTCTGACTTTCCTTATTCCTTTTTCATAATCAAACCAAGAAAATAAAAGTTTTTTATTTTTAATATCTATTAAAGAAAAGGCGAGACCATATTCACCAACATCTATGCCAAGATACCTATTCCTTTCTTCAAGCTCTGCCTTTATTTCTTTTTGTCCCAAATTCTTTTTTACCTTTAACTCAAATGGAATAGAGATAAAGATTTTGGAACTACCCCTCACTTTATTAAAAACTGGCTGATCTTTTGACCAGTCAATTTGATAATCTTCTTCTCCTATAAATGAATAATCAGAAATTTTTACATCAAAATCCTTATTAATAGAATTGCCAAAAAATGGAGAAGATTCGTTCAAAAATTGAGTTTGGTATTTTGAACTTTGGATCTTAAAACCACAATTAATATTTTCAACTGGTATAAAGTTCTTCTTCTTTGATGGGTCCTTTGTCTTATCTGATAATTGTAAAAAGTCTGTTTCTGTTTTTGTTTTAGATAAGTTTTCCTTTTTGGCTATATACCAAAGATTATCTTTTTTATCAAAAACCAGAGGAAAATCAGCACCAGAACCCATGGGCTGAACAACATATCTTTCTTTAAATATTTTTTTGCTTAATATATTTAGCGTTCCCTTCATTTCTGCAAAGAAATATCTTTGCAAAATTGTATTAATTTTATCTCCATCCAATGTCTTACCCTCTTGTAATTTTAGATATTCCCCAGCTTCTTCAAAACGTTTAGTTTTAGAGAAATTTTTTAGAAAATCACTTTTACTGACACTTATCTTTTTATAGTAAGTAATTAATCCTATTCTAATCTTTTCAAGTTCAATAGCATCAATATGTTCTCTTATATTTTCTAATTTTCTTTTCTTAAAATCAGGTCTCAGTAAATCAATTAATTTTGGTATTGAATCAAAAATTTCTTCTATATTTTTACCTAATTCTAACTCTTTCCAATTTCCTCTTCTCTTATACTTTGTAAAAACTTCTTTCTCCTTAAGTCCTTTAATATCAATGCCTGTTGTTGTTGTGATTGCCTTTTGAATTATATTCTGTGCCCAAGGGGTTGAATCTTTGTATAGATTGTTTAAAGTATCAAATCTTCTTAACAATGTAATTTTTTCATTCTCAACATCTTCATCTTCAATTTTCCTTAATTCTAAATCATTATCTAACATCTTTCTTAATCGTTCAATTATATCCAAACCATCTTTGTACATTTCTTTTGAATTCAATATTTTTGTCAAGTGCTCTTTTTTTCTTATACCAGGAAAAGTTGGAAATTTTGGCAATGTCGCAAAAACTGATTTATATTTATTTCTCTCTTTCTTCAATTCTTTTTCTTCCATCTCTGGATTTTGTGCTTGTATAAATTTATTTAATTCAACACGAAGATCGCCTAAAATTCTTGAGTATATATCAAATGATTTCGCCAATAAATTAGTTTTTATTGATTTATTTAGATTTATCAACTCATTTGTTAAATTTTTTAATCTATCAATATTTTTATTATTTTTTTCTTTGATAATATCAAGCAAAGTTTTTAAATGCTCTTCATGTCCAGGAACCCCTACATCTTTGCCATCCTTATCTTTTTTGGTATATCCAAACAAAACATGGTCTATGTCTTCTTTTTGATTTTCTGTATTACTTATCCAAGAACTTAATTTACCGCCCATCGTTGTTCTATATTCTGCCCAACTTTTTGCCATATATGGTGTTTCGGGTAATAATTTTGCACGGGACGATAACCATTTTAATCTTTTTTCTAATTCTTTTTCTTTACCCTTCCATAAATCAGAGTTAATATTTAATATCATTTCTTTTGCTTTATCTATATCACCTTCACGAACCGGTTTAAGGAATTTATTAAAGGCATAACTTAGTGGGTTATGATTGGTTGCCATAGCCAAAAAAGAGATTGGGTTTTCGCCATACTTTTTCCTTACTCTGTCTATTAAATCCTGTTCTTTAACATCTTCTTTGGCAAACTCAAAATCTGGGTGTATAAACAACGCACCTTCATTATTACCTTTTTCTATAAAACTAACTCCAAAATTTTTTGACCAAAATTCTTTTTGTTTATCTGCTTTTATAGTCTCGCCATCCGACTTACAAATCCCTTTGTATATCTGTTCTGTGTATTTCCTAACCTCTTTTCTATTTTTTATATATATACTGTGCTTAAAAATACCTGTTTTACCCTTTAATTTTTCTTCATTTTTATCTTTTGATAAAATTCCTTCAATTCTATCTTGATTACCATAAAATATATTTTTTATTTCTTCTTCTCCAGATTTCTTTCTTACACCGCCAGAGAGCCTTATTTTATTATTAAAAGAATCAAAATCTATTAAATCAAAGAATTTTAGATCTTTCTTCTTCATATCCTTCTTGACCTCATTATTAGCACTGTCATCTATAAAACTCTTTATTTTAAATACATTGTCATGAAACACACTTCCAACTCTTAGAAAATCAAGATATAAATCAAATAATGAATATTCTCCTCTGCCATCTTTCAATGTTGTTGCAT harbors:
- the cas1 gene encoding CRISPR-associated endonuclease Cas1, whose protein sequence is MPGKSKIPIWLPYTSDISWQKDKATFKFKGGVLDIPWSRISSILFYGAVCPLDEEFLQLCIRYNIPICIHRRHMSKAIWITGTTTTNIDDILTKQIIFRENKIKSLHIARKLLLAKVKSMEWLLPNNKHTIHKIKFAKSVKDLRSIEALHAVRYWKKYYAKLGNKESERRNRKNVISSVLNAVSKLISGVILRYITYHKMSPYHGFMHIPTDYPSLVYDLMEPYRGYIEKNIFETIKGVHKTNRDNKNLVAFATKGVEDLLDKKVYTHQTRQIVTFQELLHGNILALRAYLLGDAKKFIVPIPGRPLGGRPKKVGYKLYGRSAGPTDFNIEAERVSKDWVINTDRDK
- the cas12d gene encoding type V CRISPR-associated protein Cas12d; translation: MKAKRSRKYKGMTGYKLHLRRLKYTGGKAIRTIKFPIVFKDESETENLMNQIRCDYEGQVGQFNATTLKDGRGEYSLFDLYLDFLRVGSVFHDNVFKIKSFIDDSANNEVKKDMKKKDLKFFDLIDFDSFNNKIRLSGGVRKKSGEEEIKNIFYGNQDRIEGILSKDKNEEKLKGKTGIFKHSIYIKNRKEVRKYTEQIYKGICKSDGETIKADKQKEFWSKNFGVSFIEKGNNEGALFIHPDFEFAKEDVKEQDLIDRVRKKYGENPISFLAMATNHNPLSYAFNKFLKPVREGDIDKAKEMILNINSDLWKGKEKELEKRLKWLSSRAKLLPETPYMAKSWAEYRTTMGGKLSSWISNTENQKEDIDHVLFGYTKKDKDGKDVGVPGHEEHLKTLLDIIKEKNNKNIDRLKNLTNELINLNKSIKTNLLAKSFDIYSRILGDLRVELNKFIQAQNPEMEEKELKKERNKYKSVFATLPKFPTFPGIRKKEHLTKILNSKEMYKDGLDIIERLRKMLDNDLELRKIEDEDVENEKITLLRRFDTLNNLYKDSTPWAQNIIQKAITTTTGIDIKGLKEKEVFTKYKRRGNWKELELGKNIEEIFDSIPKLIDLLRPDFKKRKLENIREHIDAIELEKIRIGLITYYKKISVSKSDFLKNFSKTKRFEEAGEYLKLQEGKTLDGDKINTILQRYFFAEMKGTLNILSKKIFKERYVVQPMGSGADFPLVFDKKDNLWYIAKKENLSKTKTETDFLQLSDKTKDPSKKKNFIPVENINCGFKIQSSKYQTQFLNESSPFFGNSINKDFDVKISDYSFIGEEDYQIDWSKDQPVFNKVRGSSKIFISIPFELKVKKNLGQKEIKAELEERNRYLGIDVGEYGLAFSLIDIKNKKLLFSWFDYEKGIRKVRERFKENKEKQKAATFTSSNTKLAEIRKSISSSLKNRIHDVAVRYNAIPSYELSISNFETGSSRLTALYKTVKTADVATENNPSEKMTREHVWGTSNFIGVHKSAYGTSYVCTECWRSLYTIRDMQNEKSKKKASKKKETEEVSWEWERINNSKYIKATIDNGQEVYGFLEGDKKKGAMKTKELIKSIQDFARPPIFDVENEKNVKLNSESFKDHPVIKDAFFKKYDNKERKKFYETAGNSGIFVCPFKGCGHISDADIQASLIIGLRAWFKKDKKNTKANFQDEMNKYKDMGFKPVKLNMPRKSFNDIISKNARKK